The genomic stretch CCCAAATCGGAGTCCCTCCCATGCCACTGTTTCTTGGTGCAGATTTATGTGCAATAAGAGCTGCGCGGTGGGCCAGCAACAGGTCTGTTCTGTCTAAAGCGCATCTCTGGTGCAGGTTGGGTCCTTTCTTGCTACCTTGGGTGGCATTCCAGTTTGACTTGGGGGGGGGAATAGCTGATTTGGCTGTAGCATTTGGCAATAtctccttggggggggggggcttggtgatggggaggagaaccttCTGTGCCCACCAGCGATGTCCAGCCACGTGTGATCTCCAAGTGCCTGCTCACAAAGAGATAGCATGATAGTTGTCTGTCCTCtcactgctgtttctcacttAAATAAGCACCAAGCTCCTGTTTCTGGAGCTGAGGTGGGAGTTTGGCTTCAGGGTTCTTACAAAACCAGCGTTTTGCTGAAGCTTTTTGTCCTTCACACTCATAATTAGTTCATTGTGGCTCGTTTGCGCTGGAGCGAGTTCTTGCTCTTCCCAGTGCTGGGCTTGGGATGCTCTGAGGGctgtaaataaatgaatacatGGGTATAAATATTCCTCCCGATGTCACTTAGCGTTGGCACGTTCTTCCCTTGGCCCAGCCGTGCCGAGGGAGCTAGCTCCTAGGGCTGAATTTAGCCATCGAGGgtaggaaggggggggggaagccccAGCAGTCTGCTGGTGGcgatagaggaaaaaatgagtCATCTTCATGCTAAGAAATGGAGACAAATGAATGAATGCACAAGGAActggggggagaggagaaagaggcatCTTGTGTTATCGGTCCCAGCTGCGTGGCGGTTGCTGCCGAGGAGGAGCTTGCTCCCCTGCTGCTGTGCGGGCTGCTGGGAGGAGATGCTGGGAAGGTGGAGGGGGCgtctgggggtgggggggaccccAACCTTGGGAAGAAACAGTGCTGACCCATGGCAGGGCAGCCGGTCTGGTTCAAACCTCACCTGTAGCTCCACAGGGATATTTCACCTATCTTTATTTTAGATGGctctcagcattttaaaaacaataaactTACTTCCAGCTCCATTCCCAAGCCCCAGGTTGTCCCAAGGATTTCTTGGTTATCGTTCCTTCTTTATTTCCCTCCCAGGGCTGGGCGATGACTCCGCAGCATCGCCACTCgcccctgccagccctccctTCCCCGGGGAGGGGACCCCAGCGGGGCCGAGCTCCAGGGATGCAGATGTCCCCACACCGGCTCCTGGCCAGCCCTCGCTGCCCGTGTCCGTGGGACCTGTGGGAGACGGGACATCCTCCAGGCCGGCAGAGGAGGGTGGCCACAACGCCACCCCTGCGGCGGTACtgtcccctgctcctgcctccgTCACCGCGGCCACCGTCACCATAGCAGAGAGCCCATCCGTAGCCTCCAAGCCCAGCTCGGTGCTACCAACCTTGGAGACAGCCTCAGGTCTTCGGACAGCAAATACTGCCAGCTTGGCAAGAGGCACGATGGATTTGGGGACAGCTCCCCGCCCCACGGGTATACCTGCatcaccatcctcctcctccctccccaccagcgACCGGTATTCATCCCCCGGGACGGTCTTGTCCCCCACGCCCGTCCTCAAGAGCCCTGGCATCACCCAGCCACCGGCACCGACCAAGGACGTCTCTTCCCTGGGGACGCTCGCCATGGCATCAAGCCTGGCCGTGGAGCCGACGTCCCCCCCAGTGACTGTGATGAGCCCCACCGCGGCCGTAGCCACGGACACCGGCAAAACCACCCTCTCCACCGGAGTCACCATGGAAGAGGTGCCGCGCGCCTTGAGCGCAGGTGAGCCCCGCCGCTCTCCGTTTGCATATAGAGATATAACGTCAACATTGAGGTGCTCAGAGCCCCCCAAATCGGAAGGGGAGAGGTGGCTGACCTTCTGAGAGCAGCGTTCAGCAAAAGCTGAGCTTTCCTGGAGGAGCCTATGGCATCTGCTCCACCGGTGGAGGCAAGGACTCATAGATACCAAATCTCCCTTGCCTGCAGATGTGAATAAAATCCTCAGTTGCAAATTTGACTTGAAACACTTCAGGATGAGAGGAAACACGTGCCTGGATGGTGGGTGCAGCCTGAGTTAGGAagatgtagggtttttttctccctcctggaGACCTCTCTGAGCTGACGCTAGCTTTCACCTGTCCTCTTGTGCAAGCTCGCATAGCTTCTAAGTGCTTCGTAAGGCCAGaaaagggagggatggggagcatTTATAGCTTTGGCTCAGCACCAAATGCTGCCTGGTGCTGGGAGGAGCATCAAGGAGCAGGTTCATAGTCCTCCAGCAAAGCCCAGCTGTGTTTTATCCCAAATCCACCTGCCCTGCCTTGATGGGAAGGGAGGTCACGGCAAAAATATAGGGGTGCCCAACGTCCTCCACAGGAGCTTTGGGAAGCAGCGAGGAAACGTGTGCCCCCCACAGCCAGAGACGGCTGGCATGGGTGTATCGGGAACAGCcggggtgtggggtgggggcGATGGGGCTGGGACTTGCGGGGGGGGATGCTGAGCGTTGCGCTTTCTGATGGACCCTCCGCAGGGAGCATCGTGGCCATAACCGTGACGGTCATcgtggtggtggtgctggtttTCGGCGCAGCGGCGTACCTCAAGATCAGGTAAGGCTGGTTTTGGGGCACCTGCCGGTGGGGTGCTCGAGCTGTGCCCGctccctgccaggctgcagccccTCTCACCATCGCAGAGGTGATGCTCACCAGGAAAGCCCTGGCGAGATGCTGTCCCCGAGCCCGGCGGGGCGATGCGCAGCCTCCAGTCCCAGAACAGCCGCATTTTCTACCGCTTCTATATGGAAAAGCAGAGTGTTTTCTTCCTCGTTTTACAACAGCCTCACTCAAATGCCAGAGACGCTGTTGAGCACAGTCGTAACCAGTAATTATTATCCCTAGGACGAGCTGCTGCCGCGGGTCTTGCTGTGACTTGGCCAACGCACGGCAGCGCGGCCCAGCACCGAGCGTCTGTAACGAGGCTTTGCTGACAACCGAGTCGAGCGAAGTTCTTGTTTTAATGCCCTGGCGTGTCCTAGTTCGGTTCAACGGGAGCAAAATTCTGCCTGGGCTCATCTTCTGTCTTGGCGCTTCCTGCTAAAATATCCCAAAACTTGACCTAGTGAGGACTTGCATGCGTTTTTTGTTGTCGCCTCACggtaaaataattaagaagccagcaaagcagcaacCGGTAACGCTGGGCGGTTTGCTTTCCCCTGGCAGGCACTCCTCCTACGGCAGGCTGTTGGATGACCATGACTACGGCTCCTGGGGCAACTACAACAACCCTCTCTATGATGACTCCTAGCAGGGATgaggaacaacaacaacaaaaatcaaatccaTAATTTATAAGCgcttctgcagcagagcatccGCTGTCGAGGAGATGCCCAGGCGCCGAGCCACCGCTGCGGGCAGGATTATGGCTGGTCCGGCGGATGACGGGCAACCGGAGGGTGGGGCGTGCAGCGCCCACAATAAACCTGAATTTTGGCCTTTGCGTAGGAAATTCTGGTTTCCCGGGACATGTCGGCCACGTGGTTCGTAGGGAAGGGAACCCCAATTCCCCAGGGGGAAAGGATGGGCGGAGGTAAAGGGAGAGGACGGAGGTTCAGCCCGTGCCGTGGCATCCTTTGAAATGCTGCTGCCCCacggctcggggggggggggcatgcgGCGGTGCTGAGCCACAGCCAGCAGCGGGCGGGGGTGTCCCCTGCTTTCACGTACCCCTTCCTCCAAAATCACCTCCCTGCCTCGCCCCGCGGTGAAATCCTTCGCCTTGCTGCGCCAGGGACCACAAGTAGTTACGGGGCTGCTCCATCGCtgctccctttctttttctgcacgTGCTTCTGTGCAGAAGCTCATAATTAcgttttttttccatttcattgtatttttccccccaaacacAGCCCGGGAGCCCGTGGGAAGGTGCACTGACCACCATTGATGTGCCGCATTTCACACGGGTGGGTGCTTGCtctgcagctttatttttaatccttgaGAAACTTAGCCACTAAAATAGAGTGAagaggggttgttttttttttaatcctcaaTTTATGCATTCAGCTACTAGCGTGTGCAGCTGGGGGGTGGCTGATGGCAGGGCTGGTTGGGGGAGGAGATGCTTCCCCCCCTTGCTCCACCACTTCTGCCTCCGGCTAAATCCCCCGgcagtgaaaagcaaagccCCCAGCCCGAGTGGCCTTGACAAATAAATCAAGTTGAAAAGGTTTAGGGCATCCCAGCgagcccccagagctggtcAGCGTCACCTTGGCGGTTGCCGATCGGCCGCTTCCCGCAGACCCCCAGCAAGACGGTGGCACGACTGAGTTTCCGGAGGGATTttgggggaaggcagcagcacccCTCCTCAGGTAGAGATGTGCCAATTTGCCGCGTTTTACGTCCCTGCTCTTAATTACCGACTGTTTTCTTGCACGGGGAGGGCGGGAGGTGCAGCAGGGCGTGTGCTGGTAGAGGGAGGGCGACCAAGAAGAAGCCGCTGTTCCCTATGGGATGCAGACAGGTGAGGCGGGAGAGGCTCGAGCTGCCATCTCACCCCCAACGCAGGCGGTGCTTTGCTTCAGGTTAAGCGGCGGCAGGGAAACAGGCTCTGCTGTTCACCCCGGCTGCTAAATGAAACGTTCCGGGGAACATCAAAGC from Balearica regulorum gibbericeps isolate bBalReg1 chromosome 4, bBalReg1.pri, whole genome shotgun sequence encodes the following:
- the PARM1 gene encoding prostate androgen-regulated mucin-like protein 1, whose amino-acid sequence is MGCCCCCRLLALLLLPLLLLLPAGLGDDSAASPLAPASPPFPGEGTPAGPSSRDADVPTPAPGQPSLPVSVGPVGDGTSSRPAEEGGHNATPAAVLSPAPASVTAATVTIAESPSVASKPSSVLPTLETASGLRTANTASLARGTMDLGTAPRPTGIPASPSSSSLPTSDRYSSPGTVLSPTPVLKSPGITQPPAPTKDVSSLGTLAMASSLAVEPTSPPVTVMSPTAAVATDTGKTTLSTGVTMEEVPRALSAGSIVAITVTVIVVVVLVFGAAAYLKIRHSSYGRLLDDHDYGSWGNYNNPLYDDS